The Podospora pseudoanserina strain CBS 124.78 chromosome 7 map unlocalized CBS124.78p_7, whole genome shotgun sequence region GGGGCTAGGGCTATAGATGTGGAGTTCAGTCAACGGCAACATGGGAAAGGCTGCTCCTGGAACAACCTGGAGCAACCAAAGGCCACCAACACTGCGTTCAGCCATGCCTTCAACGAACTGAAGTTCTCGCACACCCTGTTGTTCACCAAACTGAGCACTCAGTTAGCCAATCCCCAGTTGAGCACCCAGTTGAGCACCCAGTTGAGTGCCTAGGTACCTAGACAGCACAATGGCCTACACTTGTTCACAAGATCAAGGTAGCCTTTTGTATTAGGCTCTGGGGCAAATAAAGCGCAGATATTTCTTCAAATTCACTCTCTCGTATGCCGATCCCAGATGTCACCATCCGCGCCCAAGAGGATAGTGCCGTCGCACTCGGCAGCTTCCCCAATGCGGAAGCTCGCTCTCATTCAGGCGGCCAGTTCCGAAATCCGGGGTGCATAATCCACTGCCGCCGATGAATACTACCGTTACCCAGTTTTTATTTCTTCACAATGCCCACGTCGTTTCATTCTTATTGCAACTGTCCACTGGTCTTTCGGCGCGGATGAGCACCGAAAGCAACAGCAAGCGGCATAGGAACGTTCGGGGGTGAGGGCTCCGAAAGTCAGTGGGCATTGACATAAATCCCACGAATGATCAGGTCGTGTTTACAAGAGGCTTGTTTAATATCGCCGGTAAATATACCCGTAGAGCAACCATCCCGGCTCGGCAGTCCGCCGCGTGATTTCTAGTGAGCAGTATAAATCTCTCCGTTCACCTCTCCGTCAGGTCCATATACCTCTTTTCTTGGTATCAACATCCAACTCCCAATCCCTGTGCTGAACGTCATCATCTCGGGGATCACACTGCCCAACATGCGtatccttctccagctctttACCCTCCTCTGGGTCTACACATCCTTCGCCACCGCAGCCATCAGCTGGAGCCTCCAGAAGGCGAGCAACCCGACCTCTGACCAGAACGACGCCTACGCCCGTATCGAGAATGCCATGCGTCTCGCCGTTGCCAGATACAACAGGCTCGCTCCACGGGCAAACAAAGTCGTGACAGTCCAATACGTCCCCTCTGTCCAAACGGCAGACGGCAACTTCAACGGCAACATCCGCTTCGGATCAAACAGGTCCTATATGAATGAACGAGTTGCGCTACACGAGATCTCTCACACGCTAGGTGTGGGTACCACCAACGGGTTCAACCAGCGCTGCTCTCAAAACAACTGGCCGACAGCCACCCCCCTTCTGAAGAGCTGGGATGGGCAAGACGCAAAGATTAACTGCGGAGGCTCACACGTGTGGCCTTATGGTCTTAACCAGAATTCAGAAATGAGTGAAACGAACGCGAACAGACATTGTCAGCTCGTGAACGCGATGATCATTGATGGCATGTTTTgatgggttagggttgtgaATTGGGTTAGGGTTAAGGTTACTTGGAGTTTTGCACACAC contains the following coding sequences:
- a CDS encoding uncharacterized protein (EggNog:ENOG503P43G; COG:O) gives rise to the protein MRILLQLFTLLWVYTSFATAAISWSLQKASNPTSDQNDAYARIENAMRLAVARYNRLAPRANKVVTVQYVPSVQTADGNFNGNIRFGSNRSYMNERVALHEISHTLGVGTTNGFNQRCSQNNWPTATPLLKSWDGQDAKINCGGSHVWPYGLNQNSEMSETNANRHCQLVNAMIIDGMF